One Tamlana carrageenivorans genomic region harbors:
- a CDS encoding LytR/AlgR family response regulator transcription factor, whose amino-acid sequence MTCIIIEDQPPAQRILKKYIDDVDFLSLEGVFSDAIKAMDFLKDNTVDLMFLDIHLPKISGIEFLKGSKSLPQVILTTAFSEYALESYELNVVDYLLKPFSFQRFFQAVSKVTPKPTELSAQIPSEIFIKSGYEHIKVVINDILFIASDSDYTEIMTANKKYVSHEPLRHWIQVLPQNQFYRIHKSYILNIQKIKKLVSSTVYLQGDYKIPIGRVYKDNFTKNILKL is encoded by the coding sequence ATGACTTGTATTATCATTGAAGACCAACCACCAGCGCAACGTATTTTAAAAAAGTACATTGATGATGTGGATTTTCTTAGTTTAGAAGGTGTTTTCTCTGATGCCATAAAAGCCATGGATTTCTTAAAGGATAACACGGTCGACTTGATGTTTTTAGACATTCATTTACCAAAAATTTCGGGTATAGAGTTTCTTAAAGGTTCAAAATCTTTGCCGCAGGTCATTTTAACCACGGCGTTCTCTGAATATGCTTTGGAAAGTTATGAGTTAAATGTGGTCGATTATTTACTAAAGCCCTTTTCGTTTCAGAGGTTTTTTCAGGCCGTATCTAAAGTAACTCCCAAACCAACAGAATTAAGCGCTCAAATTCCTTCTGAAATTTTTATTAAATCTGGTTACGAGCATATAAAAGTTGTGATTAATGATATTCTATTTATTGCATCAGATTCCGACTACACTGAAATCATGACCGCAAATAAAAAATATGTGTCCCACGAGCCGTTGCGCCATTGGATACAAGTTTTGCCTCAGAATCAATTCTATCGCATTCACAAATCTTATATTTTGAATATTCAGAAAATAAAGAAATTAGTAAGCTCTACGGTTTATCTTCAAGGTGATTATAAAATCCCAATTGGAAGAGTTTATAAAGATAATTTCACCAAAAACATCCTGAAGCTTTAG
- a CDS encoding sensor histidine kinase, with the protein MSKENTFKKITWREVVFQLILHLLVFIFYTYDRTNRTFEFYHIIFFLNYAVAAAIISYILIPTFFYKKKYFIFTANLILLIVAVILTEEFFLEKVFFPNTKRSDTFPGVFFMLADILPVITILSGFKFTWDAIVKQRQVEKLTSHIQESELQFLKSQINPHFLFNNLNNLYSYAIEASPKTPVIILELSSVLRYMLYECKARYVSISKEIEHLKNFTQLNELQIEERGVINFLVENINTQYEIAPLILVVFIENAFKHSQSAQSEDIKINIDISMTDDVLNFHCSNNFVPINKPDNLTHGIGLKNVKKRLELLYPDAHQLKINEHDNFYQIHLTLKLHKIV; encoded by the coding sequence ATGAGTAAAGAAAACACGTTTAAAAAAATAACTTGGCGAGAAGTTGTCTTCCAACTTATCCTACATTTACTGGTTTTTATTTTCTACACTTACGATAGAACAAACAGAACCTTTGAGTTTTACCACATTATCTTCTTTTTAAACTATGCTGTTGCCGCTGCCATTATTAGTTACATTTTAATTCCTACTTTTTTCTATAAGAAGAAGTATTTCATATTTACTGCGAATTTAATTTTACTCATTGTTGCTGTAATCCTTACGGAAGAATTTTTTCTTGAGAAAGTGTTTTTCCCAAATACCAAGCGGTCTGATACTTTTCCAGGTGTCTTTTTTATGCTTGCCGATATTCTACCAGTTATAACCATTTTATCTGGATTTAAATTCACTTGGGACGCCATTGTAAAACAACGCCAGGTTGAGAAATTAACCTCACACATTCAAGAAAGTGAGCTTCAGTTTTTAAAATCACAAATTAATCCGCATTTCCTATTTAATAATTTAAACAACTTGTATTCGTACGCCATTGAAGCCTCACCTAAAACTCCTGTTATTATTTTAGAACTGAGCTCGGTGTTGCGATACATGCTTTACGAGTGTAAAGCGCGATATGTGTCTATCAGTAAAGAAATAGAACACTTAAAAAATTTCACCCAATTAAATGAACTTCAAATAGAAGAACGTGGAGTCATCAATTTTTTGGTTGAAAATATCAATACGCAGTATGAAATTGCCCCATTGATATTGGTCGTTTTTATTGAAAACGCTTTTAAACATAGTCAATCAGCGCAATCCGAAGACATTAAAATTAACATTGACATTTCGATGACAGATGACGTTTTAAATTTTCATTGCAGCAACAATTTTGTACCCATAAACAAACCCGATAATTTAACGCATGGTATCGGTTTGAAAAATGTTAAAAAAAGGTTGGAGCTCCTCTATCCTGATGCCCACCAATTAAAAATTAATGAACATGATAACTTTTATCAGATTCATTTAACTTTAAAGCTTCATAAAATTGTTTAA
- the secDF gene encoding protein translocase subunit SecDF: protein MQNKGLVKLFALLFGLVSIYQLSFTFKANQIEKEAVELATNKIPSSEENYHAKRSREESNYLQSIANDTVYNMGIAKFTYNEVKQKAMNLGLDLKGGINVILQVSVKDILKGLANNTADPTFNKALEDATELQKNGQNTYLEDFFTAFDAIKGNTKLASPDIFYTKALDGEIDGSMSDDEVKVVIERKIDESIVSAFEVLRKRIDEFGVTSPNIQRLGTSGRILVELPGVKDVERATSLLQSTAQLEFWDAYKGEQFFPFLAQANETLKDVVDTKKGTEEATEEADDKSSQIDDLLGDAVTDSTAVTAVNPIFDLIRGQGYPGGPIIAKFEAKDKATVLDYLNRKEVRDLLPSEQRYVKFAFGKPEKNSELIDLYALVGNRENIPPLSGDVVTDARNQFSAVGKSEVSMQMNAKGAKIWEEMTGNAYAQGSQIAIVLDNIVYSAPGVTTGPIAGGSSSISGDFSLNEAIDLANVLRAGKLPASADIISSEVVGPSLGKEAIQSGTMSFMIALALVLLWMVFYYGKSGLFADIAMLLNILLIFGVLSGLGAVLTLPGIAGIVLTIGMSVDANVLIFERIREELGKGKGQVEAIKDGFGNALSSILDANITTGLTALILFVFGTGPIKGFATTLLIGIATSLFTAIFITRLLIDWYTNRGGKLEFATGITKNLFRNINIEFLKKRKIAYIISGSLIVVSLVSLFTNGLDQGVDFVGGRTYQVRFAQAVSSAEITDVLSDPAVFGSADAKTFGASNQLKITTKHMVNESGTEADEHIRQKLYQALVPYLEGISYEQFIDLNDVNKQVGLLETYKVSPTIADDIKQASLWAVLGSLIVVFLYILFRFKKWQYSLGAVVAVFHDVVIVLGVFSLTYKFMPFNMEINQAFIAAVLTVIGYSLNDTVVVFDRIREYFNEHTSWNFSKIVDVSLSSTLSRTLNTSLTTLVVLLAIFIFGGDSIRGFMFALIVGVVVGTYSSLFIATPVMYETVDKSNKKKALKGGE from the coding sequence ATGCAAAACAAAGGATTAGTAAAATTGTTTGCACTTTTGTTTGGTTTGGTAAGTATTTATCAGTTATCATTCACATTCAAAGCAAATCAAATTGAAAAAGAAGCTGTGGAATTGGCTACAAACAAAATTCCATCTTCTGAAGAAAATTATCACGCAAAACGTAGTAGAGAAGAATCTAACTACTTGCAATCTATTGCCAACGATACCGTGTATAACATGGGTATTGCGAAATTCACTTATAATGAGGTGAAGCAAAAGGCCATGAACTTAGGTCTTGATTTAAAAGGGGGGATTAATGTGATTCTTCAAGTATCTGTAAAAGATATCTTAAAAGGTTTAGCAAATAATACGGCCGATCCTACTTTTAATAAAGCTTTAGAAGATGCTACAGAACTTCAAAAAAATGGTCAAAACACTTATTTAGAAGATTTCTTCACAGCTTTTGATGCCATTAAGGGGAATACAAAATTGGCGTCTCCAGATATTTTTTATACCAAAGCATTGGATGGTGAGATTGACGGAAGCATGTCTGATGACGAAGTAAAAGTTGTTATCGAAAGAAAAATTGACGAGTCTATCGTTTCTGCATTCGAAGTATTACGTAAACGTATTGATGAGTTTGGTGTAACATCACCTAATATTCAACGTTTAGGAACTTCTGGTCGTATTTTAGTTGAATTACCAGGTGTTAAAGATGTAGAGCGTGCTACAAGTTTGCTACAAAGTACAGCGCAATTAGAGTTTTGGGATGCTTACAAAGGTGAGCAGTTCTTTCCTTTCTTAGCACAAGCTAATGAAACTTTAAAAGATGTTGTTGATACTAAAAAAGGTACTGAAGAAGCTACAGAAGAAGCTGACGATAAATCTTCTCAAATTGATGATTTATTAGGTGATGCTGTTACCGATTCTACGGCTGTTACAGCGGTTAACCCAATTTTTGATCTTATTAGAGGTCAAGGGTACCCAGGTGGACCAATCATTGCTAAATTTGAAGCAAAAGATAAAGCCACTGTTCTTGATTATTTAAACAGAAAAGAAGTTAGAGACTTATTACCATCAGAGCAACGGTACGTAAAATTTGCTTTTGGTAAGCCGGAAAAAAATAGCGAACTAATTGATTTATACGCTTTAGTTGGTAACAGAGAAAATATTCCACCATTAAGTGGTGATGTTGTAACCGATGCTAGAAACCAATTTAGTGCGGTTGGGAAATCGGAAGTTTCTATGCAAATGAATGCTAAAGGTGCTAAGATCTGGGAAGAAATGACTGGAAATGCTTACGCTCAAGGTAGTCAGATTGCTATTGTACTAGATAATATCGTTTACTCTGCTCCAGGTGTTACTACAGGACCTATTGCTGGTGGTAGTTCTTCAATTTCTGGAGATTTTTCATTAAACGAAGCGATCGATTTAGCCAACGTTTTACGTGCTGGTAAATTACCTGCTTCTGCAGATATCATTTCTAGTGAAGTTGTTGGTCCTTCTTTAGGTAAAGAAGCGATTCAAAGCGGAACCATGTCATTCATGATTGCTTTAGCTTTAGTATTATTATGGATGGTATTTTATTATGGGAAATCTGGTTTATTTGCCGATATCGCCATGTTATTAAACATCTTATTAATCTTTGGTGTACTTTCTGGTTTAGGCGCTGTTTTAACCTTACCTGGTATTGCGGGTATCGTATTAACTATTGGTATGTCGGTGGATGCGAACGTACTTATCTTTGAGCGTATTCGAGAAGAATTAGGTAAAGGTAAGGGACAAGTTGAAGCGATTAAAGACGGATTCGGAAATGCTTTATCTTCTATTTTAGATGCGAACATTACAACTGGTTTAACAGCTTTAATCTTATTTGTATTTGGTACAGGACCAATTAAAGGTTTTGCAACGACCTTATTAATTGGTATCGCAACGTCTTTATTTACTGCAATATTTATTACTAGATTATTAATCGATTGGTATACAAATAGAGGTGGTAAATTAGAATTCGCTACGGGAATTACTAAAAACTTATTTAGAAATATCAATATCGAGTTTTTAAAGAAACGTAAAATTGCATACATTATTTCAGGATCTTTAATTGTTGTTTCGTTAGTTTCATTATTTACAAACGGATTAGATCAAGGTGTTGATTTTGTTGGAGGTAGAACCTACCAAGTGCGTTTTGCTCAAGCGGTTTCATCAGCTGAAATTACAGATGTTTTATCAGACCCTGCTGTATTTGGTAGTGCCGATGCTAAAACTTTTGGAGCTTCTAATCAGTTGAAAATTACCACGAAACACATGGTAAACGAGTCGGGTACAGAAGCTGATGAGCATATCAGACAAAAGCTTTACCAAGCTTTAGTGCCTTATTTAGAAGGGATTTCATATGAGCAGTTTATCGACTTAAATGATGTGAATAAGCAAGTAGGTTTATTAGAAACTTACAAAGTATCACCAACCATTGCCGACGATATTAAGCAAGCTTCTTTATGGGCTGTATTAGGATCGTTAATCGTGGTGTTCTTATACATCTTATTCCGTTTTAAGAAATGGCAATATTCTCTTGGTGCTGTAGTTGCTGTATTCCACGATGTGGTTATTGTATTAGGGGTTTTCTCATTAACTTATAAATTCATGCCATTTAACATGGAAATTAACCAAGCGTTCATTGCAGCGGTCTTAACCGTAATTGGTTACTCTTTAAATGATACCGTGGTTGTATTCGATAGAATTCGTGAGTACTTTAACGAGCATACTTCATGGAACTTCAGTAAAATTGTTGATGTGTCATTAAGCAGCACATTAAGTAGAACTTTAAATACATCATTAACTACTTTAGTGGTGTTATTAGCTATCTTTATTTTTGGTGGAGATTCTATTAGAGGATTTATGTTTGCCTTAATTGTAGGGGTGGTTGTAGGTACCTACTCATCTTTATTTATAGCAACACCTGTTATGTATGAAACAGTAGATAAATCTAATAAAAAGAAAGCGCTTAAAGGCGGTGAGTAA
- a CDS encoding DUF6495 family protein, which translates to MKYSRLTKEQFEELHQEFINFLATQSITADEWTNLKANKPELAETELDVFSDLIWEGVLNKAEYLEHISAQHMYLFHLGEEQMQAIVVNIKNDVDITTEEGYDWLRENLMDENVEFLQADKEYSDDKNLDKFKMIEQGAVITKGDLFKYFDKLIN; encoded by the coding sequence ATGAAATATTCAAGACTTACAAAAGAACAGTTCGAAGAATTACACCAAGAATTTATAAACTTTTTAGCAACCCAATCTATTACAGCTGATGAGTGGACTAATTTAAAAGCCAATAAACCAGAACTTGCTGAAACTGAATTAGATGTTTTTAGCGATTTAATCTGGGAAGGTGTTTTGAATAAAGCAGAATATTTAGAGCATATTTCGGCGCAACACATGTATTTATTCCATTTAGGAGAAGAGCAAATGCAAGCCATTGTGGTTAATATAAAAAATGATGTTGACATCACCACAGAAGAGGGGTATGATTGGCTTCGTGAAAACCTAATGGATGAAAATGTGGAATTTTTACAAGCCGATAAGGAATATTCGGACGATAAGAATTTAGATAAATTCAAAATGATCGAGCAAGGTGCAGTAATTACTAAAGGCGATTTGTTTAAGTATTTTGATAAACTAATTAACTAA
- a CDS encoding LamG-like jellyroll fold domain-containing protein, whose translation MSATAASDSAIADSDGDGIKDNIDEDDDNDGISDAIEEQACAAIASSTITEFIFLNETFGAGTGRASMSSSDYDVYTGYCFEDNETTTSSDPNACNDSNSSVNDGEYTLTNHITNGNNSEPVGPSGSVATWAWHAWDPITDHTGDTNGRMALFNADNKGEVFYRTKINGLISGVLLEYSYWAVNVDNVTPGRLQPNITVNFYYESDLTTPVSTYAPGKIFRCPSGMDDCDKLLRWREFKHSFTPIETTIVVEFVNNEDSGGGNDLAIDDIVIKQSLCDLDGDSIADVYDLDSDNDGIPDVVEASIATDPTFDTATMSNGKGHLTGMTGWTDANNNGLLDSLEYLTYTDFLNHPWRDADGDGVPNYLDLDSDNDGLFDVDESGATNTHDTSFYNGDGDSNGDGIGDGIDSETFRGNAPGYGDGILDVFDFQEGNTSLTDSYGNDGQENPISTFGDPNIPDYLEVNPLATNDPRLIYANLLDGNGKLTDNTDADEDGVMDSLDGDSSLFGSPRDINGSHSLYFDGRNDYIEDDTVDFPAGSGGTIMAFVKYGGANTNNGFQIIAGKNNFYLRIDTDHTIRAFIGANNLQSTTTLKEGLWTHITCTTKVGETKLYINGVEEASTTSFGGVDNSGNFMIGSSTIVSPATEPTFFYKGEIDEVRVFNEALSPIHIKSSIYQELDESTFSKGSVLTSLFPDPTDYASSIIKYYKFDNYTDDILENLVSSTNPSGAKMHHFKTIYNQTAPLPYVTTTSASGNWSDPKTWLHGDVWDIHTKSGNKDDASIVKISHDVTLDGSYDVQGTAGIYIDPGATLTVPASKGLYTSFAVDLYGTLDLQGESQLIETEHSNITNASNGVLKHAQQGASSMYEYNYWSSPVGSVSSNAATNTSYSVEGVISNVNFTTDINGSAGTISEYWLYSYPNKPADNIYHWVHAGKSGALSAGEGFTMKGTDAVQDYNFEGIPFSGNIPGLILDVDNEYLIGNPYPSAIDAHAFIDDNIADGGNNSDNIINGALYFWDHISTNTHYTREYEGGYSIVTKTGETQAFSNDSRINATGAPGKIAKRYIPVGQGFFVSTVLDGTGSVTTIKGGNIVFKNSQRIFVTEGSGNSEFLKATSKKSTSTSYIDTRAKIRLALHSPESYNRQLLLGTDEGASINFDIGFEAPLIENHKEDMYWLLDDVKLVIQAVKDFEDPDLKLPLGIKVSTEGLVTLKIDALEYVDAKTEVYLFDNILNTYHDLRASDFEIHLSPGEYHDRFVMTFSKDAALHSDESTFDKDLHIYFNNQKNCVVLRNPNLKAVKTIGLFNILGQPVQHFEIDNENTYNIFKTRNLNSGAYIVKLQTAQGIVSKKILVE comes from the coding sequence ATGAGTGCTACCGCTGCTAGTGATAGTGCCATAGCCGATAGTGATGGTGATGGCATTAAAGATAACATTGATGAAGATGATGATAATGATGGCATCTCAGACGCCATTGAAGAACAAGCCTGCGCAGCTATAGCCAGTTCTACCATTACCGAGTTTATCTTTTTAAATGAAACTTTTGGTGCCGGAACTGGGAGAGCTTCAATGTCGAGCTCTGATTATGATGTTTACACCGGCTATTGCTTTGAGGATAATGAAACCACAACATCATCGGATCCAAATGCTTGTAATGACTCAAATTCAAGCGTAAACGATGGAGAATACACCCTAACAAATCATATAACAAATGGAAACAACAGCGAGCCTGTTGGACCAAGTGGTTCAGTAGCAACTTGGGCTTGGCATGCTTGGGACCCCATAACTGACCATACGGGAGATACCAATGGTAGAATGGCGCTTTTCAATGCAGATAACAAGGGGGAAGTTTTTTACAGAACTAAAATTAATGGATTGATTTCAGGTGTATTACTTGAATATAGTTACTGGGCTGTAAATGTTGATAATGTAACCCCAGGCAGACTCCAACCTAACATTACTGTCAACTTTTACTACGAATCAGACTTAACTACACCTGTTTCAACTTATGCTCCTGGTAAAATATTTAGATGCCCAAGTGGCATGGATGATTGCGACAAATTATTGAGGTGGCGAGAATTTAAACATTCATTTACTCCAATAGAAACTACGATTGTAGTAGAATTTGTTAACAACGAAGATAGTGGCGGAGGAAACGACCTCGCTATAGATGATATCGTAATTAAACAATCCCTTTGCGATTTAGATGGCGATAGCATTGCCGATGTTTACGACTTAGACTCCGATAACGATGGTATTCCTGATGTGGTGGAAGCTAGTATCGCTACAGACCCAACTTTTGATACTGCTACAATGAGTAACGGAAAAGGACATTTAACTGGCATGACTGGTTGGACAGACGCTAATAATAATGGTCTATTAGACAGCCTAGAATACCTTACTTATACTGATTTTTTAAATCATCCGTGGCGAGATGCCGATGGAGATGGTGTGCCTAATTACCTTGACCTTGATAGCGATAACGACGGACTTTTTGATGTGGATGAATCGGGAGCCACAAACACCCACGATACAAGTTTTTACAACGGTGATGGTGATAGTAATGGTGACGGTATTGGTGATGGCATCGACTCCGAAACCTTTAGAGGAAATGCTCCTGGTTACGGTGATGGTATTTTAGATGTTTTTGATTTTCAGGAAGGGAACACTAGTCTTACTGATTCTTACGGAAATGATGGGCAAGAAAACCCCATTAGTACTTTTGGTGATCCAAACATCCCCGATTATTTGGAGGTAAATCCACTAGCTACAAACGACCCTAGATTAATTTACGCAAACTTGTTGGATGGTAATGGAAAACTAACGGACAATACCGATGCCGATGAAGATGGTGTCATGGATTCCTTGGATGGCGACAGTAGCTTATTTGGTTCTCCTAGAGACATAAATGGAAGCCATAGCCTATATTTTGATGGCCGTAATGACTATATAGAAGATGATACCGTTGATTTCCCAGCAGGTAGCGGCGGTACGATTATGGCATTTGTTAAATATGGTGGCGCTAATACCAATAATGGATTTCAAATCATTGCAGGGAAAAATAATTTCTATTTGAGAATTGACACCGACCATACTATCAGAGCATTTATCGGTGCAAACAATTTACAGTCAACTACAACCTTAAAAGAAGGGCTTTGGACACATATTACATGTACTACCAAAGTAGGAGAAACAAAACTTTACATTAACGGTGTTGAAGAAGCGTCGACAACAAGTTTTGGAGGTGTAGACAATAGTGGGAATTTCATGATAGGCAGCTCTACAATTGTTTCACCAGCCACCGAACCTACATTCTTTTACAAAGGTGAAATAGATGAAGTTAGGGTATTTAACGAAGCTTTGTCTCCTATTCATATTAAGAGTAGTATCTATCAAGAATTAGATGAAAGCACTTTTTCTAAAGGAAGCGTACTAACTAGTCTTTTTCCTGATCCAACGGATTATGCCTCTAGCATTATTAAATACTACAAGTTTGATAATTATACAGACGATATTCTTGAAAATTTGGTTTCCAGCACCAATCCTTCTGGAGCCAAAATGCATCATTTTAAAACCATTTACAACCAAACCGCTCCGCTTCCTTATGTAACGACTACAAGCGCAAGCGGTAATTGGTCAGATCCGAAAACTTGGTTACATGGGGATGTTTGGGATATTCATACCAAATCTGGAAATAAAGATGATGCTTCTATCGTTAAAATTTCTCATGATGTCACACTTGATGGCAGTTATGACGTGCAAGGTACTGCAGGGATTTATATAGACCCTGGTGCAACTTTAACCGTTCCAGCTTCAAAAGGATTGTATACAAGTTTTGCAGTAGATTTATACGGTACGCTAGACCTACAAGGTGAATCGCAACTTATTGAAACCGAACACAGCAATATCACCAACGCTAGCAACGGCGTGCTTAAACACGCTCAACAGGGAGCTTCTAGCATGTATGAGTATAATTACTGGTCGTCGCCTGTGGGAAGTGTTAGTTCCAATGCAGCAACAAACACTAGCTACTCGGTTGAAGGCGTTATATCAAACGTAAATTTCACCACAGATATCAATGGGAGTGCTGGCACCATATCAGAGTATTGGTTATACAGTTACCCAAACAAACCTGCCGATAATATTTATCATTGGGTTCATGCAGGAAAATCAGGCGCGCTAAGTGCAGGTGAAGGGTTTACCATGAAAGGGACTGATGCAGTACAGGATTATAATTTTGAAGGCATTCCATTTAGTGGAAATATTCCAGGATTAATATTAGATGTAGATAACGAATATCTGATAGGAAACCCATATCCTTCGGCAATTGATGCTCATGCTTTTATAGATGATAATATTGCCGATGGTGGAAATAATTCAGACAACATCATAAATGGCGCCTTATACTTCTGGGATCATATTTCTACAAATACCCATTACACCAGAGAATATGAAGGTGGCTATTCCATCGTTACTAAAACCGGAGAAACACAAGCATTCTCTAACGACTCTCGAATTAATGCTACTGGAGCCCCAGGTAAAATAGCCAAACGCTATATTCCTGTAGGACAAGGCTTTTTTGTTTCAACTGTTCTTGATGGCACTGGTTCAGTTACCACAATAAAAGGTGGTAATATTGTGTTTAAAAACAGTCAACGTATATTTGTTACCGAAGGTAGTGGTAATTCAGAATTTTTAAAAGCCACTTCAAAAAAATCAACAAGCACTTCTTACATCGATACCCGAGCTAAAATTAGATTGGCTTTACATTCTCCAGAAAGTTACAACAGACAACTTTTACTAGGAACCGACGAAGGCGCTTCAATAAATTTCGATATTGGTTTTGAAGCCCCACTCATTGAAAATCATAAAGAAGACATGTATTGGCTGCTTGATGATGTCAAATTAGTTATTCAAGCGGTTAAAGATTTTGAGGACCCAGATCTTAAATTACCCCTAGGCATAAAAGTATCGACAGAAGGATTGGTGACATTAAAAATTGACGCTTTAGAGTATGTTGACGCTAAAACCGAAGTCTATTTATTTGATAATATATTAAACACCTATCATGATTTAAGAGCTTCTGATTTCGAAATTCACCTAAGTCCTGGAGAATACCACGATAGGTTTGTTATGACTTTCTCTAAAGATGCAGCGCTACATAGCGATGAAAGCACTTTCGATAAAGATTTACACATCTACTTTAACAACCAGAAAAACTGTGTGGTATTACGTAACCCAAATTTGAAAGCCGTAAAAACCATAGGTCTTTTTAATATTTTAGGACAACCGGTTCAACATTTCGAAATTGACAACGAAAACACGTATAATATATTTAAAACCAGAAATTTAAACTCAGGTGCTTATATCGTTAAATTACAAACAGCACAGGGCATCGTGTCTAAAAAGATTTTAGTGGAATAA
- the hisS gene encoding histidine--tRNA ligase, whose protein sequence is MAQKPSIPKGTRDFNPEQVAKRNYIFNTIRNAFQNFGFQPIETPSFENSSTLMGKYGDEGDRLIFKILNSGDFLSKANTEAYAEKDSTKITSSISEKALRYDLTVPFARYVVQHQNEIEFPFKRYQIQPVWRADRPQKGRFREFYQCDADVVGSQSLWQEVEFIQLYDTVFLALKLEGVTIKINNRKILSGIAEVIGASDKLIDFTVALDKLDKIGEEKVKEEMLGKGISEEGISKLQPLFTLSGSFESQIESLKSILSTSEEGLKGIEELTFIHTAISELGVNTATLQLDVTLARGLNYYTGAIFEVSAPKTVQMGSIGGGGRYDDLTGIFGLKDVSGVGISFGLDRIYLVLEELNLFPETVSKNVEVLFINFGDKEALFSLKAIKELRAAGINAELYPDAAKMKKQMNHANKRDIPFVVLVGEQEITSNNYTVKNMKTGEQDTVSLEALVESVKG, encoded by the coding sequence ATGGCACAAAAACCAAGCATACCAAAAGGCACAAGAGATTTTAATCCAGAACAAGTTGCTAAACGAAACTATATTTTTAATACCATTCGAAATGCCTTTCAAAATTTCGGGTTTCAACCTATTGAAACACCAAGTTTTGAAAATTCTAGTACTTTGATGGGGAAGTATGGCGATGAGGGTGATCGATTGATTTTTAAGATTTTAAATTCAGGTGATTTTTTATCAAAGGCCAATACTGAAGCTTATGCAGAAAAAGATTCTACAAAAATAACGTCGTCTATTTCAGAAAAAGCATTGCGTTATGATCTTACCGTACCTTTTGCACGTTACGTGGTACAACATCAAAACGAGATTGAATTTCCTTTTAAACGCTATCAAATTCAGCCGGTATGGCGTGCCGATAGACCGCAAAAAGGACGTTTTAGAGAGTTTTACCAATGTGATGCCGATGTGGTTGGTTCGCAGTCTTTGTGGCAGGAAGTAGAGTTTATTCAGCTTTACGACACCGTGTTTTTAGCATTAAAACTGGAAGGTGTTACCATTAAAATTAACAATAGAAAAATTCTTTCTGGTATTGCCGAAGTGATTGGTGCTAGCGATAAATTGATTGATTTTACAGTAGCTTTAGATAAGCTTGATAAAATTGGTGAAGAGAAAGTTAAAGAAGAGATGCTTGGTAAAGGAATTTCTGAAGAAGGCATTTCAAAACTTCAGCCTTTATTTACACTTTCAGGTTCTTTTGAATCTCAAATTGAAAGTTTAAAAAGTATTCTTTCTACTTCCGAAGAAGGATTAAAGGGTATTGAAGAACTGACGTTTATTCATACAGCTATTTCCGAATTAGGAGTAAATACAGCAACACTTCAGTTGGATGTGACTTTAGCCCGTGGTTTAAATTATTATACAGGTGCTATTTTTGAAGTGTCTGCGCCTAAAACCGTTCAAATGGGCTCTATTGGTGGCGGTGGTCGTTACGATGATTTAACCGGTATTTTTGGACTAAAAGATGTAAGTGGTGTTGGTATTAGTTTTGGTTTAGATCGTATCTACTTGGTATTAGAGGAACTGAATTTATTCCCTGAAACTGTTAGCAAAAACGTTGAGGTTTTATTTATAAATTTCGGAGACAAAGAAGCTTTATTTAGTTTGAAAGCTATTAAAGAATTAAGAGCTGCTGGCATTAATGCCGAATTGTATCCTGATGCCGCTAAAATGAAAAAGCAAATGAACCACGCTAACAAACGCGACATTCCATTTGTGGTTTTAGTAGGTGAACAGGAAATTACTTCAAATAATTATACAGTTAAAAATATGAAAACTGGGGAGCAAGACACTGTGAGTTTGGAGGCTTTAGTTGAGAGCGTGAAGGGGTGA